The DNA segment CTAAATTTTCAGAAAATTATCCGGAGAACGTTTACGCAAGATTTGCGGACTTCTCCTCCGAACATTCCAAAGGTGGAAAAGAAAGCCTGGGCGAACTCATGGAAGGAAAGATGATCGGAGAAAGAGTCGGTTTCGAAACAAGACTTTCTATTTTGAACACATTAGGGAACAACGCTCCATTTATCGGACTATTAGGAACAGTATTCGGAGTAATCAGCGCATTCTATAAATTAGGAACTCTGGGGAACGCAGCAGGAGAAGTGGTAATGAGGACAATTTCACAAGCGTTACTCGCAACTGCTGTCGGTCTTGCCGTAGCGATCCCAGTGGTAATGGCGAATAACTACTTCACTAGAAAATTGAAAATTATCCAAGCTAATCTGGAAATTCTTTCCAAAGAATTTTTAGCAAGTCTGTCCCGAAAAGGTTAAACCGGGATTTCTAGAAAGGAGAGTATAATGGCAGGTCAAAGTTCTTCCGGTGACGGAGAAGAAATCGGCAGTATTAATATTACTCCGATGGTGGACGTAATTTTGGTTCTTTTGGTGATCTTTATGGTTACCGCAAACTTCTTAAAAAAAGAATCCATCAATATCAATCTTCCTAAAGCGGATGCGGTGGATGCGAATCTAGCCAAAACCGTTCAGGTGGCATTATCTAAAGACGGAAAAATTTTCTTAGAAGGAAATGAAACTGATTTTCCAAGACTCGAAGCTCAATTGCAAAGAGAGACTAAGATCCGTCCTAATATGAGGATCACGTTATCCGCCGATTCTTCCCTTCCTTATGGAAAAATAGCGGAGACTATGGGAAAGATCAAAAAGGCCGGCGTGCACCAAATCGCATTATCCGTTAAAAGGTGATCCGGAGAAATGAATCCTACTCTGGAAAAAGTAAAGACTGACGTAATCCAAAAACTCAAAGAACTTTCTCTTTGGGAGATTTGTGTTTACGGATCTCTTGCTTTTCACCTATTTCTGTTCTTAACTTATTACTACATCACTCACAAAGAAAAGGAATTCGTAGATTCCGAACAATTGGAAATGAATGTAGAAGTCGATATCCAAGACATTCCTCCCGAATTGCTCGGAGGAGAAACTTCTCCCACACATAAAGATCCGAACGAATGGGTAGAAGGCGCCAACGAAGAAGGAAAAGATCCAGATCCGAACGAGAT comes from the Leptospira dzoumogneensis genome and includes:
- a CDS encoding MotA/TolQ/ExbB proton channel family protein, whose amino-acid sequence is MSFEIAIGYMETAIFVIMAIASVLAVAVVVERAIIFVKNTKDSAFVLPEIIQTARKGDLTGAPKFSENYPENVYARFADFSSEHSKGGKESLGELMEGKMIGERVGFETRLSILNTLGNNAPFIGLLGTVFGVISAFYKLGTLGNAAGEVVMRTISQALLATAVGLAVAIPVVMANNYFTRKLKIIQANLEILSKEFLASLSRKG
- a CDS encoding ExbD/TolR family protein, encoding MAGQSSSGDGEEIGSINITPMVDVILVLLVIFMVTANFLKKESININLPKADAVDANLAKTVQVALSKDGKIFLEGNETDFPRLEAQLQRETKIRPNMRITLSADSSLPYGKIAETMGKIKKAGVHQIALSVKR